The proteins below come from a single Vidua macroura isolate BioBank_ID:100142 chromosome 17, ASM2450914v1, whole genome shotgun sequence genomic window:
- the EPB41L1 gene encoding band 4.1-like protein 1 isoform X10 — translation MTTETGPGSEVKNAQEDTPQQQLEAAAQGPTVAPSPTGRDTDPNEKLGAQPDTRNMEPGTDMEDKYYSETDGLSDKTTPSKTQKSPQKTTKKVKSALCRVTLLDASEYECEVEKHARGQVLFDMVCEHLNLLEKDYFGLTFCDSDSQKNWLDPSKEIKKQIRSGPWNFSFTVKFYPPDPAQLTEDITRYYLCLQLRADIITGRLPCSFVTHALLGSYAVQAELGDHDTEEHVGNYVSELRFAPNQTRELEERIMELHKTYRGMTPGEAEIHFLENAKKLSMYGVDLHHAKDSEGIDIMLGVCANGLLIYRDRLRINRFAWPKILKISYKRSNFYIKIRPGEYEQFESTIGFKLPNHRSAKRLWKVCIEHHTFFRLVSPEPPPKGFLVMGSKFRYSGRTQAQTRQASALIDRPAPFFERSSSKRYTMSRSLDGEFSRPASVSENHDARPEGEKQDEDGEFGSRRRSETEDEEVTTPTKIKELKPEHETTPRHKQEFLDKPEDVLLKHQASINELKRTLKEPNSKLVHRDRDRRLPSSPASSSPKHEDETPKGTPEKATEVDRGTPGSRDTTITTAQAGTTETALVTSDHGTKAGKGAAPTTDLRSLSPISGGSTGKEVLTSIFSATAETLSTSTTTHVTKTVKGGFSETRIEKRIIITGDEDVDQDQALALAIKEAKLQHPDMLVTKAVVYRETEPSPEERDKKPQES, via the exons ATGACAACGGAGACAGGCCCCGGCTCTGAGGTGAAGAACGCGCAGGAGGACACTccgcagcagcagctggaggcgGCCGCCCAGGGCCCCACGGTCGCGCCCAGCCCCACCGGCCGTGACACCGACCCCAATGAGAAGCTCGGGGCGCAGCCCGACACCCGAAACATGGAGCCG GGCACAGACATGGAGGACAAGTACTACAGTGAGACTGATGGGCTCTCTGACAAAACAACTCCCAGCAAGACCCAGAAGTCACCTCAGAAAACCACCAAGAAAGTGAAGAGTGCCCTGTGCAGAGTGACCCTGCTTGATGCATCCGAGTACGAGTGTGAGGTGGAG AAACACGCCCGAGGGCAGGTGCTCTTTGACATGGTGTGCGAGCACCTCAACCTCCTGGAGAAGGACTACTTCGGCCTCACCTTCTGTGATTCGGACAGCCAGAAG AACTGGCTGGACCCCTCCAAGGAGATCAAGAAGCAGATCCGCA GTGGGCCCTGGAACTTTTCCTTCACTGTGAAGTTCTACCCTCCAGACCCTGCCCAGCTCACAGAGGACATCACCAG ATACTacctgtgcctgcagctccgTGCTGACATCATCACGGGCCgcctgccctgctcctttgTGACCCACGCCCTGCTGGGCTCCTATGCCGTCCAGGCCGAGCTGGGTGACCACGACACCGAGGAGCATGTGGGCAACTACGTGAGCGAGCTGCGCTTTGCCCCCAACCAGACgcgggagctggaggagcgcATCATGGAGCTGCACAAGACCTACCG GGGAATGACCCCCGGGGAAGCAGAGATCCACTTCCTGGAGAATGCCAAGAAGCTCTCCATGTACGGGGTGGACCTGCACCACGCCAAG GACTCAGAGGGCATCGACATCATGCTGGGCGTCTGCGCCAATGGCCTCCTCATCTACAGGGACCGGCTGCGCATCAACCGCTTCGCGTGGCCCAAGATCCTCAAGATTTCCTACAAGAGGAGCAACTTCTACATCAAGATCCGCCCAGGGGAG TACGAACAGTTTGAGAGCACCATTGGCTTCAAGCTGCCCAACCACCGCTCAGCCAAGAGGCTCTGGAAGGTCTGCATAGAGCATCACACCTTCTTCAG gctggtgtccccagagccaccccccAAGGGCTTCCTGGTGATGGGCTCCAAGTTTCGGTACAGCGGGCGCACGCAGGCACAGACGCGCCAGGCCAGCGCCCTCATTGACCGCCCCGCGCCCTTCTTCGAGCGCTCCTCCAGCAAACGCTACACCATGTCCCGCAGCCTGGACGGAG AGTTCTCACGCCCAGCCTCTGTCAGCGAGAACCACGATGCCAGACCAGAGGGTGAGAAGCAGGATGAGGACGGTGAGTTTGGCAGCAGGAGACGCTCTGAGacagaggatgaggaggtgACCACCCCGACAAAGATCAAGGAGCTGAAG CCGGAGCATGAAACAACCCCCAGGCACAAGCAGGAG TTTTTAGACAAGCCAGAGGACGTTTTGCTGAAGCATCAGGCCAGCATCAATGAGCTGAAGCGGACCCTGAAGGAACCCAACAGCAAACTGGTTCACAGGGACCGGGACAGGAGGCTGCCTTCCTCACCAGCCTCTTCCTCACCCAAGCACGAGGATGAAACACCAAAGGGAACCCCTGAAAAGGCCACTGAg GTGGACAGAGGCACtccaggcagcagggacaccacCATCACCACTGCCCAGGCTGGCACCACAGAGACAGCGCTGGTGACCTCA GATCACGGCACCAAGGCTGGCAAAGGAGCCGCTCCCACTACAGACCTTCGTTCCCTGTCACCG ATCTCGGGTGGCTCCACTGGCAAGGAGGTGCTCACCAGCATATTCAGTGCCACTGCGGAAACGCTCTCCACCTCCACCACCACCCACGTTACTAAG ACTGTGAAAGGAGGGTTCTCCGAGACCCGGATAGAGAAGCGCATCATCATCACGGGAGATGAAGATGTGGACCAGGACCAG GCACTGGCTTTAGCAATCAAAGAGGCAAAACTCCAGCACCCCGACATGCTGGTAACCAAAGCTGTGGTGTACAGAGAAACAGAGCCCTCTCCAGAGGAAAGGGACAAGAAACCTCAG GAATCTTGA